The sequence CGTCCCTGTACCTGTGGGCCACGCGGGACGAGCCCTGCTGGGACACCGTCGCCCACCTGGCGTCCCTCGGCGTCCTGGTCGGCCCCGGCGAGTTCTACGGCCCGGGCGGCGCCCGCCACGTCCGCATCGCCTTCACCGCCACCGACGCCCGCGTGGCCGCCGCCACCACCCGTCTCTGACCCGCCCCGGCGCGCGTGCCCGCCCGGTTCTGGTCCGGGCGTCGGGCGGAATCCGGTGTTGTCGGACGAAACCGCATCTTCCTTCGATACGTCTGATCGCGGTATGGGCTTGAAAGGCCACAGTCGGTAGGATCCGCAGGTCTGTCCCCCTAGAACGGACGAAACGATGGAGGTGCCGTGGGCAAAGCGGCGATAGTGGTCCTGCTGGCACTGATCCTGATCGCCTTGGTCGTGCTCATCGTCGTCCTGCTGCGGCGCCGTTCGGGCGCGCCGGCGCCCGCGCCCGCCCCGGCCGTCCCGCGCGACCCGTTCGCCGCCGAGGACCAGGTGGCCGGCGACCCGCGCGCCCTCAAGGCCGGCGACATGGTGGAGTACCTCGGCACCCGCTACTTCGTCCGCGGCTCGCTGCGGTTGAAGGAGGGCGGCTTCACCTGGAGCGAGCACCTCCTGGACGCCGACACGATCGAGGGCACCAAGGTGTGGATCTCCGTCGAGGAGGATCCCGACCTCGAAGTGGTCTGGTGGACCGAGTACGAGATCGGCGACCTGCGGCCCGGGGAGAAGAGCGTCGTCGTGGACGGCGTCGAGTACCGGCGCGACGAGCACGGCACCGCCGACTACACCAGCGAGGGCACGACGGGCGTCGGCGTGCAGGGCCGCGTCGAGTACGTCGACTACGAGGGCCCGCGCGGCAGGTACCTGTCGTTCGAGCAGTACGGCGGCGGCCAGTGGGAGGCGGGTCTCGGCGAGCGCGTCCCGACGGGATCGATGACGATCTACCCGGGCGGTAGCTGATCTTGCAGGCCACCCTCGACACCCCCTACGAGGACGCCCGCGCCGACGGGCTGTCGTTCGCGCTC is a genomic window of Actinomadura citrea containing:
- a CDS encoding DUF4178 domain-containing protein gives rise to the protein MGKAAIVVLLALILIALVVLIVVLLRRRSGAPAPAPAPAVPRDPFAAEDQVAGDPRALKAGDMVEYLGTRYFVRGSLRLKEGGFTWSEHLLDADTIEGTKVWISVEEDPDLEVVWWTEYEIGDLRPGEKSVVVDGVEYRRDEHGTADYTSEGTTGVGVQGRVEYVDYEGPRGRYLSFEQYGGGQWEAGLGERVPTGSMTIYPGGS